The following DNA comes from Mycobacteroides immunogenum.
CCGGCCGATGCCAGCGTCCCGTACCAGCTGCGCGAGGGTCACGAGACCGTCCGTCGCTGGGGTGAGCGATACCACGGCCGCAATTCGTTTATCTTGTGCCGCAACGGCAACGACATGACCGGCCGAGTACGAGATGCCCCACAGCACAACACGCTCTGCATCCACACCGGGCAGGTGCCGCGCCGCCCCGATGGCGGCGTGATAGTCCTGCCGTTGGCGGCGGTACGAAATATCCTGGCGGATTTCACCGTCGGACTCACCAAAACCCCGGTAGTCGATGACGAGCACATCCATTCCCGCCTCGGCAAATGCCTCGGCATATCCGAGTAGCCCAGTGTCGCGGGTGCCTGAGAATCCGTGCGCCATGACCACACAGGGCCTGCCCCTCGCGCTGGTTAAAGAATCGCTCTCGGCGCCGACATGCCATGCAGCACAGCGTGTGCCGTGGCTGGTGAAATTCAGTTCTCTCAACATTTCGATCTCCGATCAGGGCTGTGGTTGGGCTGACGTCACGGGCGCAAATCGCAGGGCGACGTCTTCAATGGGCCCATGTCGTAGCCGCTCAACATCGCTCTCATACGCGTGTGCCACGGTCCATGGGCCGCGGTCCCCGGCCTTGGGGAACTGCGCGATCCCGCGTTGGACATAACCCGCGCTCAGATCCATGAACGGTCCACGACCTATCGGCCGGCCATCCAGCACAGGAGTCACAACCCCGTATCCATGACAGTCCATGTGGTCAAGCAATCTGCAGAAGTGTTCGCAGACGAGATCAACCTTAAGAGTCCACGATAGGTTCGTATACCCGGCCGCGAACACGAAGTTCGGCACACCGGACAGCATCATGGACTTGAAAGTCGTTGTATCAGCCAGATTTACCGGCGATTCGTCCACGGCGTAGCGGACCTTGCCCATCGGGGACATGTTCAGCCCGGTTGCGGTGACGATGATATCGGCGATCAGCTCCTGGCCCGACTTCAGCAGGATCCCTCGCTCGGTGAATCGCTCGATTCGGTCGGTGACCACCGAAGCCCTACCCGACGAGATCGACTTGAACAGATCGCCGTCGGGCACCATGCACAGGCGTTGCTCCCACGGGCTATAGCGGGGCGAGAAATGAGTGTCGACGTCGAAACCCTTGGGAAGCTGCCGGCGCACATTGGCGATCAACAGCTTTCGCATCAGCCAAGGAGCCCGTACACACGCCTTGTAGACCCCGCGGCTCAGCGCAATGTTCTTGCGGCGGATCACCCGGTGGGCGCGACCGTGTCCCAGCAGTCTGTTGGCGACGTTGGCGAAGGGATCCGACGCCGGGATCGACGCCACATAGCTGGGCGAGCGCTGCAGCATCGTGACATGCGCAGCGGCACCTGACATTGCCGGGATCAAAGTGACAGCCGTAGCGCCACTACCTATCACGATGACACGCTTACCCGAGTAGTCCAGGCCTGTCGGCCAATGCTGCGGATGAATGACATCGCCACGGAAGTTTTCCTCACCCTTGAACTCGGGGGTGTACCCGGCGTCGTAGTCGTAATACCCGGTGCCCGAGAACAGAAATCGCGCGGAGAACCGCTCCACCTCCCCGGTGCCGGTGTGCTGTGCTGTCGCCACCCACCGACCGCTATTCGAGTCGAACTCGGCGCTCAACACCCGACGACCGAAACGAATGTGCGGTGCCAGCGCGCTATCGGTGACAACTTGCCGCAGGTAGTCCAGAATCAGATGCCCATCGGCGATGGCCTGCCGGTGTGTCCATGGCCGGAACCCGTAGCCGAAGGTGGGCATGTCCGAATCCGACCGGATTCCCGGATATTGAAACAAGTTCCACGTGCCACCGATTGCATCCTGAGCGTCTAGCACTACGAAGGAATCTCCCGGTCGATGAGTCTTGAGGTGATAGGCCGCCCCGATGCCCGAGATTCCGGCGCCGACGATCAGCACATCGACCTGTTGAATGGTGGTCATTTACTTGTTCCCCGGGAAGAATGACAACGGCTATTAGTAGCCGCGGCGGCTGAGTTGATCGGACACTCTGTCGGCTGCCCAAAGGGCGCGTACTGCCAGGGGGCTGTATGGCAGGTTCGGGGGAAACCAGGTTCGATTTGTCCAGACCGCTTCCAAATCCTCAGGCGACCTACCATCGATAAGACGATCGGCCAGCAACGAACCCAGGTACGGCGCTTGCGTCAATCCGTAACCGTTGCAGCCCAGGGCGTACAGAATGCGCGGATCGGACTGCCCCGCGACGGGCAGGAACGACGGGGTCATGGCAACCCAGCCGCCCCAGGTGCGCCGCGGCGCGATATCACGTAGCGAAGGGAACCGGTCGCGGAATCCGCGCAGCAGGTCCTTCACGATCTCCGGTTCAGGTGCGCGCACTCCCACCGGTCCCTGCGCGGACTGCACCTGTCGAGTGCCGAACACGATGGTGTTGTGAGGGGTTGGCCGGAAGTTGGATACCACACTGCTGTTGGTGGTGAACCCAGCACCGCTGGTCCAGCCGGTATCCGCAATGCGCTCGGGATCGATGGGCTCTGTCTCGGCTACCGATACCCACAGGGGTGTGGCAAGACGGGGCGGGGCAAAGGGCAGATCTTGAGAATAGGCGTTGGTCGCCAACAGAACCCGCCCGGCGCGAATCTGACCGTGGGGGACACCGACGACAAGGCCGGCACCGCTGGACTGCACCGAGAGCACCGGCGTGTGCTCGTAAACCGTTGCGCCGGAATTCAAAAGCGCCTGCCGCACCCCGAGGGTGTACTTGCCGGGATTGACCAGACCGCCGCCCGGTTCCAGCACGCCTCCCAAGAATCCGTGCGGCAGGCCGAATTCTCGGCCGTCCACGTATTCGGCTTTCGAACCGGCGGCCCGCAGGATCTCGGCGGCCTTCTTGGCGCTGCGGACCTCGCGCTCCGATGAGCTGACCATCGCCACGTTGCCGGTGCGCTGGTAGTCACACTCGATGCCCAGACGCTCGATCAGGCCATCGACATATTCCAAGGCTCCTTCGCCAAAGCGGACAATGCTCGGCAGCCGACGCGGATGCAACAACTTCAACAAGCGCGGATCGCCACCCAGAGCATCGGACAGGTGCCCGCCGTTGCGTGAGCTCGATCCCCAGCCGCAGATCCCAGCTTCCAACACAATGACGTCGGCGCCTCGCTCAGCCAGCCGTAGCCCAGCCGCCATTCCGCCCAACCCGCCGCCGACAATCGCGACATCACAACGGGTCTCGCCCTCCAGTGCGGCGGCCGTGTTGTCCGGTCGTGGCACCCAGCCCGTGTCGAATAGATACTCCATGCCAGCCATCTCAGGCTCCTTTCCTACTCAGGTACTGCGATGTGTTTGGCCCACCGTTTGATCTATGGTCAACGGCGACAGCGGAACTGGTCGCCGGTTGTGGTTATGCAGCGCGCGGTAGGCGTTGTGGTAGACGATCATCTGTAGTCCCCACGTCGTGAGGGCCGCGATGTAGAAGAGGGTCCGGTTCGCGTCGTCACCGGGTATGTCGTAGAAGTCGTATGTCACCGCGACGGCGAAGCCCATGAAGGTGACGATCACGACGCGCACCGCCTGGATCCGCTCACCGACGTTCCACAGCCGAGCGGCGAAATACAGCAAGAAGACCGTGGTGAGAAGGTTCATCGCAACAAGAAAGAGCGCGCCCGTGAGCCCGACGTGGTGGGTGGCGGGGTCCATGGTCCGCAGTGCGTACTCGGTCAGCCCCAGCCCGACCAACCCGGCCAGCGCAAAGACGCCGATATCGACTGCGCGCGAAGGCTTGTACCCATGGGTGACGACCATCAGTCCCAGCACAAGGATCACCGTGATGCCCACCGACCTGGAGAACGCGTCGAAGAAGATCGCGATGTGGAAACTCGTGCTGTCCGGGCGCAGGCCCAGCAGGCCATACATCAGGAAGTTGGTTCCCGATGTAGCGACGATGATCCATTCCAGACCGAGTAGATAGTTCTTGTAGTTGCGGATGAACTTCCACCCGTAGGTAAATCCCGCGTACACCATGAACAGGTCGGCGAGCGCGAACAGTGCGCCTCTGATATCCATCGGACTCCCTGCCTATTGGTGGACGTCGCTGAGCCGGCGCGCGGTAACCGCGGAGCTCGGCGAGACGATGGCCTCGATGACCTCATGTGGTTTCGAGCCACTCGTGGCGGCCAGCGTCGCGTAGAACCGCTCCGGATCGGCCCAGTCCTCCGGAGATAAGACACCCGAGAGCCCACCGATCTCGTCAACCGCCAAGGCCATGAATGCCGCTGTCGCCGAGCCGGTTCCGGCTGCCATGCTGGTCCAGGCCGTACCCGGTCCGCTCACCGCTAGTCGCCGGACCGAAACCACCTTCTCCCCGTCACGCGTGCCGGTCACCCGCACGTAGTTGGTCCCGCGATATTCGGGATGCTTCTTCGCGGCCGCGGTCGCCAGATACTTGAGCACCTCGGTCACGCGGATCTCGCCGCGCCGAATAGTGCCCCAAAGCCCCGCCAACGCGTGCCTCCAGACCTTGAGGGAACCGGTTTGGTCTGTCATCACGTCGTTGACGAAGTCGATTGCCTCGCTCATTTCAATCTTGTTGTGCTGCACCGCAACCGCGATACCTCGCATGATCCCGTTAATCGGAGGCGGATCGAGAGCACCCAACACTCGAATGCGATCGACGCCCGGCCAGCGCCGAGGCATCGTCACCGCCTCCGGGTGCGCACACTCGTAGAACCGATAGCCGTCACCAAAGGAATTGCCGATGTCGAAGACATCCGTCTCCAGGAAGGTCTGGTGAGTGACCACACGCCCGTGCTCCCAGGTCTGGCACGGCCCGGCGAAACCCCGAATCGCGTGATCGAGCACCGCACGTCCGAAGGCCACGGGTCCCTCGTCACCGGTCACCCAGCACACGTCGATTCGCTCGACGGTGTCCATATCACGCAACGCATCGGCCGCCATGACATTCGTCAGGCCGGGTGAGGCCCCGCATCCCACGAAGATCGGTACCCCGGCCTGCCTGGCCTGCACGTCGAGTTCCATCGCCGCCCGCGTGCTGGCCTCGTCGTCGTCGAGATCCAGATAGGGCACCCGCTTCTCGATGCAGGCTTCCATGACGGGCTCCGCGGTGCGGATGTACGGTCCAGCGCCCAGCACGACGAGGGTTGCCCCTTCGATCACCTCGCGCAACGCGCCCTCATCGAAGAGGTCAAGCGAGCCAACCGTCGCCGATCCCGCAGGGAGCTGGGCAACCAGGGCATGCAACGGCTCGGGCCGGATGTCGTACAGCTGCAGCTTCCAGTTCGCGTCGTCGTCCGCGATCCGCGCGAATCGTTCGATCGCGACTCGGCACATATCGCCCGCTGCCCCGATGAAGACGATCCGTTTGGTCTCTCTAGCCATGGCCCGAGCGTACGAACCGCGCGCCTCTCCGCGGTATGGTCGGCGGCCCAGATCTTGTCTGTGAATATGTGCGGTGGCACACTTTCCTCATGAGCAACCGGCCACCGTCACCCGAGGTCATCGAGCTGATGGGCGAAGTGGCCGAAGTCATGCTCGCCGACCTCGATGCTCTCGTCGCCGAGATGAGCGCGGCGGAGGTGGAACTATCTCCGGTGCTGGGCGTCGATGCGTCGGCGATAGCGGATACGTCAGCCAGCAACCACGCGGGTGCGCGCCAACTACTCAGCCTGTTCATCCGGCGCGATACCAACTGGACACTGCGAACCGCATCATTCGAACTGCCGCACGAAATGCTCGACGTGGCCCACACCGTTGCGCGCCGCGGACTGGACCTCGACGTGATCTTCCAGTCGTATCGGTATGCGCAGAATGTGGCCTGGCGCCATTTCATGGCGCACGCAACCCGGATTGCACCCCCCGGACCCGTACTGATGGAGCTACTGCACGTGTCCTCGGAACGGCTGTTCGATTACATCGACTACGCACTCACCAAAGTCATCGCCGCCACCCAGCGTGAACGCGAGGAGATGCTGGGCGGCGCGCTTGCCCGTCGGGCCGAGGCAATCCGACTCGTGCTGGACGACGCACCCATTCACAGTGACCGCGCCAGTGAACGGCTCGGATACCAGCTCAGCCGCTGGCACACCGCGCTGGTGCTGTGGTCGGGGCCGGGCGGCGAGGCACAAGGCGCATTGGAATCGGCCGCCACCGCCCTGGCCCGCGCGGTAGGCGCGCGGCCGCCGCTCACCCACTCTGTCGGAACGTCCGCACTCTGGGCGTGGTTGGGCAGTGACGCCGAACCGGACCTCGCTGCGCTACGCGAGCCAGCCGACAAGATCGCACCGAATATCCGTGTGGCCGTGGGCTCCACGCTGCGGGGGATCGCGGGGTTCCGCCGGTCACACGACCAGGCGCTGACCGTGCAACGACTACTCGCCGAAAACCTCGACGGACCCTCCGTCGGGCTCTACCGCGACCTGGAAGTGACCGCACTCGCGACTGCAGATATCAGTCGCGCAACGGAATTCGTGCAGTCGACACTTGGGAATCTCGCCGAGGACAACCCCGGCGCCGAGCGTCTGCGTGAGACGCTGCGCGTGTTTCTCGACGAGGCCGACAACGCGCCGCGCACCGCAACTCGGCTGCATACGCATCGAAACACCGTGCTGCAGCGCGTTGCCCGCGCCACCGAGCTACTCGGCTTCCCACCCGCGGACCGAAGACTGGCACTGGGGCTCGCCCTTGAGCTCGCCCAGCACCTGGGGCCGCGAGTGCTCGCACCGAATCAGTAGGAACCGTCCGCCAATACCCCGGCGACCTCCCGAGCTGCCGCCGCTCCGGTCTCCAATGCACCTTCCACACCGCCAGCACCCAGCCCGGCAATATCGCTGCCGGCGAAGCGAACTCGGCCACTCACCGCGCGCAGCTGCGCGGCCCCACCCGTCAGGTTCCCCGGCCGATGCCAGATCCAGCCACCCTTGGAGAACTCATCGGCGCCCCAGTTGTGGCTCGCAGTGTCGACCACCTCGATATCGGGGACGAAGACTCTTAGCGCGCGCTGCACGCCCTCGTGATCGTCGGCGTCGATGGCCGACGCGTCCGAGCACAGACACATAATGAGGGTGTCGCCATCATGATAGGAATCGAAGCGCGCGACGTTGATCGGGTTCTGACCGATGGGCGCAACGGTCTGAAACGGCTCGATCTCGCCCTTCGCCCGCACCCAGATCTTCGACGCCAGCACCGGGTTCTTCTGGTCGATCATGGTGCGTGAGGCAAGTGGGACATCCGGGGTGAAGGCGATATCGCCCAAGGTGTTGAGGGGCAGCGCGACGACCGCCGTGCGGGCATCGATCCGCTCGCCGGCGCGAGTGGTCACGGTGACCGAGATCCCGTTGTCCTGCACCGCCGCGACGGGCGTGCTCAGTCGCACCTCGGCACCCGACTCACAGATGAGGCCGTCGTAGAGCTGCTTGATCCCGCCCTCTACCGGCCAAGACCCGATGCTCTCGAAGTACCCCGCCCAGTCCCCGCAGTAGGCAGCGACCAACAGCAGCAGCTGCGCGACGCCTTGCTCGTCGTACGAGTGTGAAAGCGAAGCGAGCACACCTTCGACCACATCCCGCTCATACCTGGACAGACCGGACGAGTCGAACCGTTGCGCCATTGTCTGCTGTTCGATCGGCGAGGTATCCACCGCATTCACTTCGAACGGGGCGGGAAACCACTGGCGCGCATCGGCCGCGACGCGAGCCATCACCGAGGCCGCGGCCTGCCCGAACTCCTCAGCGGATCCGTGGTGCACGCGCCCGTCTGCCAGCCAGTGCACGGTATCGATGTGGTGCGGAAAGTCGAGTTTGAGGCCGTAGTGCTGTAGCTCACGCCAGACGTTCGGCGAGGTCCAGTGCAGGTAAGTGCCGCCGAATTCAATGGGCCGGCCAAAGGCCTCGCCCGTATAAGTACGCCCGCCGACGCGGTCACGCCCCTCCAAAAGCAACACCGAATATCCGCGCGTTCCGAGATCCCGCGCGGCGATGGCACCGGCGAAGCCGGCCCCGATCACCACGACGTCATAGCTGCTAGCCATCGCCTTCTCCCTCGTCGACCTTGTTGGACCGCACTGCGCGGCACATGACCACTCTAACTCGATTTCGATTCGAATTCGAGTTAGAGTGGATCACAGATAGCCCGTACGATCTCGAATCGTGATCGAGAACAATGCTGCACCGACGACGACACGCTCCACCGCGGTACAACGCCGCGGTATCGAGCGGGTTCAGGCGATCCTGGATGCCGCCGAGGATCTGCACAGCACGCAGGGCTACTCGGCCGCCACGCTCAAGGCGATCGGCGAGCGCGCCGGCATTCCCACCGCATCGCTGTATCACTACTTCGCGGACCGGCACCGAGTCGACGCCGCGCTCCTCGAACGTCACTTGACCGCGCTCAACGAAAGCGTGCGGTCAGCGATTCAAGATCACCCTCCGCGCACCCTGCGAGAAGCGGTCGAGGCGAGCGTCAATCCGTTGCTTGCCTACTTCCGGGCGCATCCCAGCCTCGTTCAACTCTGGTTTGTGGGGCGCGACGCGACGAGAGGCCTCTCCCCTTCACCCGATGCGGCATGGGCCGAACAGCTGTGGCGCCTCTTGCTCGATGCGGAGCTGATCCGCGCCGAAACACCAGTGCTTGTCCTCCAGTTGGCTTTTGAAGCCGGCGACCGGCTCTTCGATGTCGCCTTCCAGCGCTCCCCGACCGGGGACGAAGCCATCATCGAAGAGCTACGAGGCATGATCACCGCATACCTGCAGACCTACGCGCCGCAGGCCTAGGCGGGTAGCGCGAAGTACGCCACAGACCCGACCGCCAGCGCCAGGAATACGGCTGGGAACGCGATGTTGTACAGCACCCTGGCGCGGATGTGGACGGCGATGGCGACAACGAAGAACACCACCAAGCCAATTGCCGCCGCAAGACCGAGCACCTTCACACCGGCAAGGCCGATGACAAGGCCCACTACCCCGGCGCCCTCGATCACCGCAAGATACGGAAGCCAGCGTGGCGCCAGCCCCACTTCTCCCGAGTTCTTGAGCACGGCTTCCGCCTTGACCGCCTTGGCAGCCACCTCATATCCATTGGCGATAACGCACAGGACCGTCGCGACCAGCAGGCCGCCTTCGAGTATGGACATCAGCCCTCATACCTTCCCAGCACCGTGAAAGGTTGGGGTGCAACGGGCTCTCCGGCCCAACCCGTGACCTTCGAGCGAAAGTCGAGTGCAGCGGGGATGCCGAGCAGCGGATTGTCTACGCCGTCAGCCAACTGCAGCATAAACACGAAATCGGGACCATCGCCCACCCTGCCCGCGGTGTACGTCATGCCCTCCGGTGCGGCCGCACCCACCGCCGTGAACAGCGCGGCGATGGCACTCTCCACCTCCTGGATCTGTTCCGCCGCTGTGCTGAACCGGACCATCTGTACGCTCATATTTGCCCTCCTATCTAGTCGGATTCGCTAACCTCACCCCTCTTGACGACCGGCATGACGGAAAGGTGACCTCCCCGTGGGTCTCATCGAAAAATTCGACGCGGCACGTCCGCGGCTGCTGTCCATCGCTCACCGCATCCTGGGTTCGCACCACGACGCAGAGGACGCGGTGCAGGCGGCCTGGATTCGCGCCCAGGCCGCAGATCTGGAATCGGTGGATAACCTCGACGGGTGGCTCACCACAGTCACCGCGCGTCTGTGTCTGGATCAGCTCCGCGTCCGCGAGCGCCACGGCGAGATTCCACTCACCGCGGAACACATCCCCGGAACACAGCTGGCCGCAGACGAGGATTTCCTGCGCCGTGAGGAGGTTTCACGGGCGATGCTGGTGGTGCTCGACGAACTCTCCCCCAAGCAGCGCATCGCCTACGTCTTGCACGATCTGTTCGCCGTACCGTTCGAGGACATCGCCGCCGTGCTCGACACCACGGCCGCCTCGGCTAAGAAGCTCGCCAGCCGCGCTCGGATACGGCTCAGCGACGCGGACCCCGAGAGTGCCCGCGAGACCGAGAATCAACTCGAGATCGTGGAGGCCTTCCTGTCGGCGGCCCGCGGCGGCGACATCGAGCGGCTGATCACTCTGATGGCGCCCGATGTAGTCCGCACAGTTGATCGTGCGCTCATCCCCAGCGGCGCCGCCACACTCGTGCGCGGAGCCCGGGCGGTCGCCGAGGAGACACGCTCCTTCATCGAGCGCATTTCGGTGGCAACAGCACTGCTCGTCGACGGACGGCCGGGCGCCGTCATCGCACCGGGCGGCCATCCCCTCGCCGTCATCCACATGGACACCCGAGACGGACTGGTCACGGGAATCAACATCGCCCCATACGCGGCCGGGCGTGTCGAGCTGTCGGTGCCGCAAGGCCAGATCCCGTAGAACCGACCGACGTACTTAGGCGCTGCTGTACTCGACTGCCCAACTGGGACTGCGCTTTTCGAGAAAGGCAAGCATGCCTTCCTTCGCCTCGCCAGAGTTGAACAGGCGAGCCGACATGGCGGCGAGCTCATCTGCCTGCGCGTCGAATGCCGCGCGGCGCGCCTGGGTGGTGACGGGCTTGCACGCGGCAAGGGCCTGCGGCGAGCACAGTCGCAGCTCGTCGAACAGGGCCTCAGCCGCAGCGGTCACATCATCAACCACCTCCGTGATCAAGCCTGCCCGCGCCGCGGTCGCGGCGTCGAACTTCTCACCCGTCAGGTAGTAGCGGCTCACCGCACGTTCGGACATGCGACCCATGGTGGTGAGCGCGATCATTGCCGGTGCCACCCCAATCCGGACTTCGCTGAACGCAAACGAACACGACCGCCCCGTCAGGACGATGTCTGCCGCACCGACCAGCCCCAGCCCGCCCGCACGCACGTGGCCATCGAGGGTGGCGACCACCGGTTTCGGCGCCTCGACGATCGCGCGTAGCAGGGCGATCATCGAGTCCGTCGACTTGACTCCGGACTTCATCTCAGACAGGTCCGCGCCCGCACAAAAGACGGGCCCGGTGTGCGTCAGCTGGATAGCGCGGACGCGCGGGTCCGACGAGGCCTCTGCGAGGCGCTCGCCCAGTTCGGCGGTCAGCTGACGTGAGAGTGCATTGCGGTTGTGCGGTGAGTCCAGCTCTATCCGACCGATGCCCCGGTCCCGTTGATAGTGAACGAGTTCCGCATATACAGCCATGATGGTTCCCTTCCTCAGTACGATTTGGGCAGGCCCAGGCTGTTCTGGGCGACGTAGTTGAGCACCATCTCGCGGCTGACGGGAGCGATGCGGCCGAGCGCGGTCATGCTCAGCATCATGGCCATACCGTGTTCGGCCGCAAGCCCGTTGCCACCCATGGATTGCACGGCTTGCTGATTCGCACGAGCGGCAACCTCAGCTCCCGCAAACCTGGCCATATTGGCCGCCTCGCCAGCCGCCAGATCGTCGCCCGTGTCATAGACGGTGGCAGCCTTCTGCAGCATGAGTTTGGCCAGCTCATGCTCGATCTTGATCTGTGCCAGCGGATGCGCGAGTCCTTGGTGTGCGCCGATGGGCGTGCCCCACACCGAGCGAGTCTTGGTGTATCCGACAGCCTTGTCCAAGAAGTAGCGGGTGACGCCCGCGCTGCCCGCGGCGACCATGAGACGTTCGGGGTTCAGGCCTGCGAAAAGCTGCCACAGCGCTGAATCATGCTCCCCGACAAGGGCATGCGATGGTAGACGTACATCGTCGAGGAACAGCGCGAACTGGTTGTCGGGCAATCCCAGGTCCAGCTCGATGCGATGTCTGACGAGGTTGGGACTGTCCGTGGGCATCAAGAACAGTGCGGGCTTGAGCTTGCCGGTCTTGGCGTCCTCCGTGCGCGCGACAATCAGGACCGCGTCTGCTTGGTCGACACCGGAGATGAATGTCTTACGGCCCGTGAGTAACCAGTCGCTCCCATCCCGGCGAGCCACCGTGGCGATGTTGTGGGAGTTGGTCCCGGCGTCTGGTTCGGTGATACCGAAGGCGATGATCTTCTCGCCGGTGGCCATACCCGGCAACCAGTATGACTTCTGCTCGTCCGTGCCGAACCTCGTGATGATGGTGCCGGCGATCGCGGGCGAGACCACCATCATCAGCAAGCCGCACAGCTGGGCCGAGAGCTCCTCGTAAACGATCGTCAACTCGTACATGCCCGCGCCACCGCCGCCGTACTCCTCGGGAAGGTTTACTCCGAGGAACCCCAGTTGGCCCGCTTCCTGCCACAGTTCACGCAAGGGCTCACGACTACGGCACCGGGGTAGACAATATTCCGGACCGTAGCTCTGCGCCAGTTTGGATACCGCATGGCGCAGTGCGATCTGTTCGTCGGTTTCGCTGAAATCCACTGTTAACAGCTCCCTTTCACTGATTCTCGGTTGATTCGACGACCGCGAGTACGGCGCCCAATTCCATTTGTTGGCCGATCCGAACCGGCAGCTCGGCGACCACGCCCGCGACGGGAGCATTGATCTGGTGCTGCATCTTCATGGCCTCTAACCAGAGGATCGGCTGGCCGGCATCCACCTGATCGCCCGCGCCGACCGCGATCTGAACCACGGTGCCAGGCATCGGAGCAAGCAATGATCCCGGTGCGGCAACACTGCTGGGATCGGGAAAGGGGCTCTCACGATGGAGCATCACCGCACCCAGCGCGGAATCGACACAGCGCAGGTCTCCGTAGCGTGCGACGGAGAAGGCATGGGCCACCCCTGCGACCTCCAAAACCACCTCCGCCGGTGCGGCAGCGACCACCCGTACGTCGTCACGGTCCACCGCGGCAAATCCGTCTCGGCCCGAGAGATAGCAGACCTCGACCGATTTCCCTGCCGCCGAGTAGCACTTGCGGTGCGGCTGGCTGGTGACATTTCGCCAACCCGTGGGCACTCCGGGCTGCACGGACAACACCTCCCGGTTCAGGGTGGCATCGGCCAGCGCGGCCGCCAAGGCCGCCAACGTGTGCGTCTCCGGATCGGCGAGCGGAGCTGAAAGCGTCTCCAACCCGTGCCGATCAAAGAACGCGGTATCGGTGTCCCCCGCCAGGAAGGCCGGGTGCCGCAACACCCGCACCAACAGATCTCTGTTGGTGATCATTCCGTGGATTCGGGCGCGGTGCAGCGCCCGCGCGAGTGCTCGGGCCGCCGCCGGCCGGGTCGGGGCGAACCCGATCACCTTCGCCAGCATCGGGTCGTAATACACACCGACGGCAGACCCGTCCACCACACCCGAATCGAGCCGGATGCCGTATGTAGAATTCTCGAATT
Coding sequences within:
- a CDS encoding DoxX family protein — its product is MSILEGGLLVATVLCVIANGYEVAAKAVKAEAVLKNSGEVGLAPRWLPYLAVIEGAGVVGLVIGLAGVKVLGLAAAIGLVVFFVVAIAVHIRARVLYNIAFPAVFLALAVGSVAYFALPA
- a CDS encoding TetR/AcrR family transcriptional regulator, with translation MIENNAAPTTTRSTAVQRRGIERVQAILDAAEDLHSTQGYSAATLKAIGERAGIPTASLYHYFADRHRVDAALLERHLTALNESVRSAIQDHPPRTLREAVEASVNPLLAYFRAHPSLVQLWFVGRDATRGLSPSPDAAWAEQLWRLLLDAELIRAETPVLVLQLAFEAGDRLFDVAFQRSPTGDEAIIEELRGMITAYLQTYAPQA
- a CDS encoding acyl-CoA dehydrogenase family protein; protein product: MDFSETDEQIALRHAVSKLAQSYGPEYCLPRCRSREPLRELWQEAGQLGFLGVNLPEEYGGGGAGMYELTIVYEELSAQLCGLLMMVVSPAIAGTIITRFGTDEQKSYWLPGMATGEKIIAFGITEPDAGTNSHNIATVARRDGSDWLLTGRKTFISGVDQADAVLIVARTEDAKTGKLKPALFLMPTDSPNLVRHRIELDLGLPDNQFALFLDDVRLPSHALVGEHDSALWQLFAGLNPERLMVAAGSAGVTRYFLDKAVGYTKTRSVWGTPIGAHQGLAHPLAQIKIEHELAKLMLQKAATVYDTGDDLAAGEAANMARFAGAEVAARANQQAVQSMGGNGLAAEHGMAMMLSMTALGRIAPVSREMVLNYVAQNSLGLPKSY
- a CDS encoding sigma-70 family RNA polymerase sigma factor codes for the protein MGLIEKFDAARPRLLSIAHRILGSHHDAEDAVQAAWIRAQAADLESVDNLDGWLTTVTARLCLDQLRVRERHGEIPLTAEHIPGTQLAADEDFLRREEVSRAMLVVLDELSPKQRIAYVLHDLFAVPFEDIAAVLDTTAASAKKLASRARIRLSDADPESARETENQLEIVEAFLSAARGGDIERLITLMAPDVVRTVDRALIPSGAATLVRGARAVAEETRSFIERISVATALLVDGRPGAVIAPGGHPLAVIHMDTRDGLVTGINIAPYAAGRVELSVPQGQIP
- a CDS encoding enoyl-CoA hydratase family protein, producing the protein MAVYAELVHYQRDRGIGRIELDSPHNRNALSRQLTAELGERLAEASSDPRVRAIQLTHTGPVFCAGADLSEMKSGVKSTDSMIALLRAIVEAPKPVVATLDGHVRAGGLGLVGAADIVLTGRSCSFAFSEVRIGVAPAMIALTTMGRMSERAVSRYYLTGEKFDAATAARAGLITEVVDDVTAAAEALFDELRLCSPQALAACKPVTTQARRAAFDAQADELAAMSARLFNSGEAKEGMLAFLEKRSPSWAVEYSSA